TTGGACATCTAACAATTGTTTTAATTAATAACAATGGTGGGGGAATTTTTGAAATGTTACCTATTGCTAAATTTGACCCGCCTTTTGAAGAATTTTTTGCCACTCCCCAGGATATTGATTTTAGTCAGTTATGCGCTACTTATGGAGTGGAGCATGAGTTGATTAGTTCTTGGAAACAGTTGGAAGAAAGATTAAAACTGCTACCAAGTCAGGGTATTAGGGTTTTAGAAATAATCACAAATCGCAAAAGGGATGCTAAATGGAGAAAGGAATATTTGAGAAAGTTTACCCAAGATTTGTAATTATTTAACAACCTGGTGAATGCTGGCACTAAAATTTATCCTTCATGCCCCGAATCTTCGCAAAGGTTTGTACGGGATCGCTACTTTTTACAACTAATTGCAATGAAGGCTGATCCCAGCGTAAAAAGGGATTTGTATGCTTCTCTACACCCAGTAGAGAAGGCACTGTAGCTTCCTGGCGTTGACGCATAGCTGTTACTTCTTTAAATCGCTTTTGCAAATCTGGGTTTTCACTATCTACTGTTAATGCAAAGCGCAAATTACTCAAAGTGTATTCATGGGCGCACCAAACACGAGTATTATCAGGTAAAGCTCGAAGTTTGCTGAGGGAGTCTACCATTTGCGCTGGTGTACCTTCAAACAAGCGACCACAACCACCAGCAAATATAGTATCACCGCAGAATAACTCTCCTGTCTCATGTGGTGTTACTGGTGGAAAGTAGTAAGCGATGTGAGCGCGGGTATGTCCGGGAACAAAGAAAACTTCGGCCGTGCGATCGGCAAATTGTACGCGATCGCCTTCTTGTAAAAATACCTGCTGTCCAGGAATCCTGCCCCGATCCTCAACCCCAGCATATACCGTCAATTGGGGGAATTTTTGCATTAACTTCTGATTAGCACCCACATGATCCTGATGATGGTGTGTGTTAAAAATTGCGACTAAGTTGCATTTTAGTTGTGCA
This Anabaena sphaerica FACHB-251 DNA region includes the following protein-coding sequences:
- the gloB gene encoding hydroxyacylglutathione hydrolase, translating into MQVIRLSALSDNYIFLLYDSHYNIAAVVDPAEPEPVLQQLAQLKCNLVAIFNTHHHQDHVGANQKLMQKFPQLTVYAGVEDRGRIPGQQVFLQEGDRVQFADRTAEVFFVPGHTRAHIAYYFPPVTPHETGELFCGDTIFAGGCGRLFEGTPAQMVDSLSKLRALPDNTRVWCAHEYTLSNLRFALTVDSENPDLQKRFKEVTAMRQRQEATVPSLLGVEKHTNPFLRWDQPSLQLVVKSSDPVQTFAKIRGMKDKF